In Arachis hypogaea cultivar Tifrunner chromosome 2, arahy.Tifrunner.gnm2.J5K5, whole genome shotgun sequence, a genomic segment contains:
- the LOC112718542 gene encoding eukaryotic translation initiation factor 5-like: protein MNYATVVREVKAYLKKGVAAKELQSHIAAFPVSAQEKMNALLEGLFDVVEKAFGKEATKRKNHLAGVVAGDDEGSQLLLLNAAEEFCYKKGSNEFNEVALFLNFLYDVDLVEEEHVVHSYSKGLKGDKKDSQIWKNAQPFIDCLRNAESESEEE from the coding sequence ATGAACTATGCAACTGTGGTTAGGGAAGTGAAAGCATATTTGAAGAAAGGTGTTGCAGCGAAGGAATTGCAGTCACATATTGCTGCATTTCCTGTATCTGCTCAGGAGAAGATGAATGCACTTCTTGAAGGATTATTTGATGTCGTCGAAAAGGCGTTTGGAAAAgaagctaccaagagaaagaaTCACCTTGCTGGTGTAGTTGCTGGAGATGACGAGGGATCGCAGCTGTTATTACTCAATGCTGCTGAGGAGTTCTGTTACAAGAAAGGTAGCAATGAGTTTAATGAGGTTGCACTTTTTCTAAATTTCCTCTATGATGTTGATTTGGTGGAAGAAGAGCACGTTGTGCATTCGTATTCAAAGGGACtgaagggtgataaaaaggactCTCAAATATGGAAGAATGCTCAACCATTCATTGATTGTCTTCGGAATGCTGAATCAGAATCGGAGGAAGAATGA
- the LOC140176621 gene encoding KIN17-like protein, whose product MRKKAVFDEDEEDKYKERNPGNSLKRKESGGGEKSTLEELIREEEKKKEKINRKDYWLREGIIVKVMSKAFAEKWYYKQKGVVRKVIDKYVGETEMLESKHVLRVDQEELETVIPQVGGRVKIVNGAYRGSTAKLLGVDTDHFCAKTFIK is encoded by the exons ATGCGT AAGAAGGCTGTgtttgatgaggatgaggaaGATAAATACAAGGAAAGGAATCCGGGAAATAGTTTGAAGAGAAAAGAAAGTGGCGGTGGAGAAAAGTCAACCTTGGAAGAATTGATaagggaagaggagaagaaaaaggagaaaatcaACAGGAAGGACTATTGGTTGCGTGAGGGAATCATTGTTAAGGTTATGAGCAAGGCCTTCGCAGAGAAGTGGTACTACAAGCAAAAGGGTGTGGTGAGAAAGGTGATTGACAAATATGTTGGGGAAACTGAGATGCTTGAAAGCAAGCATGTGCTAAGAGTCGATCAGGAAGAGCTTGAAACTGTGATTCCACAAGTTGGGGGCCGTGTAAAAATTGTCAATGGTGCATATCGTGGATCAACTGCGAAACTTTTGGGAGTGGATACGGATCATTTTTGTGCAAAG ACATTTATAAAATAG
- the LOC112739940 gene encoding putative disease resistance RPP13-like protein 1 isoform X1, whose protein sequence is MTAALDGALLSGFINVLFERFLTVDAVNLVLGKKLGPDLVKRLKIALLGAEALVADAELKQFGNPSVRKWLDSLRDVVYCAEDMLDADVTKATTQKQVDSFLNPINFIINRDRELVDKMQMVVRTIEDLVNQKDPLGLEKIPAGSSSWRTPSTSLVRGNVYGREDDKKALIKMLNDNNEHHLSVIAIVGIGGVGKTTLAQWLYNNEEEFMKGFDLKAWVCVSENFDIIETTRNVIKQIHGGTCSLDDFNSLQNALKEELSNKKFFLILDDVWSYDGDKWSNFMTPFQYGKKESIVLLTTRGKNVALAVQNCRPYFLKGLSEDYCWSVFADNASFPESNGRAALEEIGRKIVKKCDGLPLAAETLGRLLRTKHDVEEWNKILMSHIWGFLWRRLENMEGEKLPPSLLLLQIDHCGLLGKHCKNKHQLIWPKISHIPDINVF, encoded by the exons ATGACTGCTGCACTTGATGGAGCTTTACTTTCTGGCTTCATTAACGTTCTCTTTGAAAGGTTCCTTACAGTAGATGCTGTAAACTTGGtcttgggcaagaagcttggccCGGACTTAGTTAAAAGGCTGAAGATTGCTCTGTTGGGTGCTGAAGCTCTTGTTGCCGATgctgagttgaagcagtttggtAATCCATCTGTGAGGAAGTGGCTTGATAGTCTCAGGGATGTTGTTTACTGTGCTGAGGACATGCTGGACGCTGACGTCACTAAAGCCACCACTCAAAAGCAGGTAGATTCTTTCCTCAACCCGATTAACTTCATCATCAACCGAGATAGGGAGTTGGTAGATAAGATGCAAATGGTGGTTAGAACAATAGAGGATCTTGTAAACCAAAAAGATCCCCTTGGTCTTGAAAAGATTCCTGCTGGTAGCTCATCATGGAGGACTCCATCCACTTCTCTTGTGAGAGGGAATGTGTATGGAAGGGAGGATGACAAGAAGGCCTTAATCAAGATGCTGAATGACAACAACGAGCATCACCTGTCTGTGATCGCTATTGTTGGCATAGGTGGGGTTGGTAAAACAACTTTGGCCCAATGGCTATACaacaatgaggaggagttcatgAAGGGATTTGATCTGAAAGCATGGGTTTGTGTTTCAGAAAATTTTGATATCATTGAGACTACAAGGAATGTCATAAAGCAGATCCATGGTGGTACTTGTAGTCTCGATGATTTCAATTCACTTCAAAATGCTTTGAAGGAAGAATTGTCCAATAAGAAGTTCTTTCTTATTCTCGATGATGTTTGGAGTTATGATGGTGACAAATGGAGTAATTTTATGACCCCTTTCCAATATGGGAAGAAAGAAAGTATTGTTCTCCTAACTACTCGTGGGAAAAACGTTGCTTTAGCAGTTCAAAACTGTCGCCCTTATTTTCTCAAAGGGTTGTCAGAAGACTATTGTTGGTCAGTGTTTGCTGACAATGCATCTTTTCCAGAATCAAATGGGAGAGCAGCACTTGAGGAAATAGGAAGAAAGATTGTCAAGAAGTGTGATGGCTTGCCATTAGCTGCAGAAACACTTGGTCGCTTGTTACGTACAAAGCATGATGTCGAGGAATGGAACAAGATACTAATGAGTCATATTTGGGGATTTCTGTGGAGAAGA CTGGAGAATATGGAAGGAGAAAAGCTGCCTCCCTCTCTCTTGCTACTTCAAATTGATCATTGTGGTTTGCTGGGAAAACACTGCAAGAACAAGCATCAACTAATCTGGCCCAAAATTTCCCACATCCCTGACATTAATGTCTTCTAA
- the LOC112739940 gene encoding putative disease resistance RPP13-like protein 1 isoform X2: MTAALDGALLSGFINVLFERFLTVDAVNLVLGKKLGPDLVKRLKIALLGAEALVADAELKQFGNPSVRKWLDSLRDVVYCAEDMLDADVTKATTQKQVDSFLNPINFIINRDRELVDKMQMVVRTIEDLVNQKDPLGLEKIPAGSSSWRTPSTSLVRGNVYGREDDKKALIKMLNDNNEHHLSVIAIVGIGGVGKTTLAQWLYNNEEEFMKGFDLKAWVCVSENFDIIETTRNVIKQIHGGTCSLDDFNSLQNALKEELSNKKFFLILDDVWSYDGDKWSNFMTPFQYGKKESIVLLTTRGKNVALAVQNCRPYFLKGLSEDYCWSVFADNASFPESNGRAALEEIGRKIVKKCDGLPLAAETLGRLLRTKHDVEEWNKILMSHIWGFLWRRVRLSQHY, encoded by the coding sequence ATGACTGCTGCACTTGATGGAGCTTTACTTTCTGGCTTCATTAACGTTCTCTTTGAAAGGTTCCTTACAGTAGATGCTGTAAACTTGGtcttgggcaagaagcttggccCGGACTTAGTTAAAAGGCTGAAGATTGCTCTGTTGGGTGCTGAAGCTCTTGTTGCCGATgctgagttgaagcagtttggtAATCCATCTGTGAGGAAGTGGCTTGATAGTCTCAGGGATGTTGTTTACTGTGCTGAGGACATGCTGGACGCTGACGTCACTAAAGCCACCACTCAAAAGCAGGTAGATTCTTTCCTCAACCCGATTAACTTCATCATCAACCGAGATAGGGAGTTGGTAGATAAGATGCAAATGGTGGTTAGAACAATAGAGGATCTTGTAAACCAAAAAGATCCCCTTGGTCTTGAAAAGATTCCTGCTGGTAGCTCATCATGGAGGACTCCATCCACTTCTCTTGTGAGAGGGAATGTGTATGGAAGGGAGGATGACAAGAAGGCCTTAATCAAGATGCTGAATGACAACAACGAGCATCACCTGTCTGTGATCGCTATTGTTGGCATAGGTGGGGTTGGTAAAACAACTTTGGCCCAATGGCTATACaacaatgaggaggagttcatgAAGGGATTTGATCTGAAAGCATGGGTTTGTGTTTCAGAAAATTTTGATATCATTGAGACTACAAGGAATGTCATAAAGCAGATCCATGGTGGTACTTGTAGTCTCGATGATTTCAATTCACTTCAAAATGCTTTGAAGGAAGAATTGTCCAATAAGAAGTTCTTTCTTATTCTCGATGATGTTTGGAGTTATGATGGTGACAAATGGAGTAATTTTATGACCCCTTTCCAATATGGGAAGAAAGAAAGTATTGTTCTCCTAACTACTCGTGGGAAAAACGTTGCTTTAGCAGTTCAAAACTGTCGCCCTTATTTTCTCAAAGGGTTGTCAGAAGACTATTGTTGGTCAGTGTTTGCTGACAATGCATCTTTTCCAGAATCAAATGGGAGAGCAGCACTTGAGGAAATAGGAAGAAAGATTGTCAAGAAGTGTGATGGCTTGCCATTAGCTGCAGAAACACTTGGTCGCTTGTTACGTACAAAGCATGATGTCGAGGAATGGAACAAGATACTAATGAGTCATATTTGGGGATTTCTGTGGAGAAGAGTAAGATTATCCCAGCATTACTGA
- the LOC112739940 gene encoding putative disease resistance RPP13-like protein 1 isoform X3, with amino-acid sequence MTAALDGALLSGFINVLFERFLTVDAVNLVLGKKLGPDLVKRLKIALLGAEALVADAELKQFGNPSVRKWLDSLRDVVYCAEDMLDADVTKATTQKQVDSFLNPINFIINRDRELVDKMQMVVRTIEDLVNQKDPLGLEKIPAGSSSWRTPSTSLVRGNVYGREDDKKALIKMLNDNNEHHLSVIAIVGIGGVGKTTLAQWLYNNEEEFMKGFDLKAWVCVSENFDIIETTRNVIKQIHGGTCSLDDFNSLQNALKEELSNKKFFLILDDVWSYDGDKWSNFMTPFQYGKKEKSNGRAALEEIGRKIVKKCDGLPLAAETLGRLLRTKHDVEEWNKILMSHIWGFLWRRVRLSQHY; translated from the exons ATGACTGCTGCACTTGATGGAGCTTTACTTTCTGGCTTCATTAACGTTCTCTTTGAAAGGTTCCTTACAGTAGATGCTGTAAACTTGGtcttgggcaagaagcttggccCGGACTTAGTTAAAAGGCTGAAGATTGCTCTGTTGGGTGCTGAAGCTCTTGTTGCCGATgctgagttgaagcagtttggtAATCCATCTGTGAGGAAGTGGCTTGATAGTCTCAGGGATGTTGTTTACTGTGCTGAGGACATGCTGGACGCTGACGTCACTAAAGCCACCACTCAAAAGCAGGTAGATTCTTTCCTCAACCCGATTAACTTCATCATCAACCGAGATAGGGAGTTGGTAGATAAGATGCAAATGGTGGTTAGAACAATAGAGGATCTTGTAAACCAAAAAGATCCCCTTGGTCTTGAAAAGATTCCTGCTGGTAGCTCATCATGGAGGACTCCATCCACTTCTCTTGTGAGAGGGAATGTGTATGGAAGGGAGGATGACAAGAAGGCCTTAATCAAGATGCTGAATGACAACAACGAGCATCACCTGTCTGTGATCGCTATTGTTGGCATAGGTGGGGTTGGTAAAACAACTTTGGCCCAATGGCTATACaacaatgaggaggagttcatgAAGGGATTTGATCTGAAAGCATGGGTTTGTGTTTCAGAAAATTTTGATATCATTGAGACTACAAGGAATGTCATAAAGCAGATCCATGGTGGTACTTGTAGTCTCGATGATTTCAATTCACTTCAAAATGCTTTGAAGGAAGAATTGTCCAATAAGAAGTTCTTTCTTATTCTCGATGATGTTTGGAGTTATGATGGTGACAAATGGAGTAATTTTATGACCCCTTTCCAATATGGGAAGAAAGAAA AATCAAATGGGAGAGCAGCACTTGAGGAAATAGGAAGAAAGATTGTCAAGAAGTGTGATGGCTTGCCATTAGCTGCAGAAACACTTGGTCGCTTGTTACGTACAAAGCATGATGTCGAGGAATGGAACAAGATACTAATGAGTCATATTTGGGGATTTCTGTGGAGAAGAGTAAGATTATCCCAGCATTACTGA